One Gloeobacter morelensis MG652769 DNA window includes the following coding sequences:
- a CDS encoding nitrate ABC transporter ATP-binding protein (This model describes the ATP binding subunits of ATP-binding cassette (ABC) transporters for nitrate transport, or for bicarbonate transport, in bacteria and archaea.), translating into MAFLEVQNAGKTFTARDGSPYEALKNVNLQIQQGEFVSIIGHSGCGKSTLLNLIAGLGLVTAGRVVVDGVAVSGPGPDRMVAFQNHSLLPWLTVRQNIALAVKAVHKQLDEAARAQIVKEHLEMVNLGAAADKKPGQISGGMRQRVGIARALATRPKVLLLDEPFGALDALTRGRLQEQLLKIWEAHRITVVMVTHDVEEALLLSDRIVMMSNGPAAKVAEVMTVELPRPRTRMEVINNPHYYRQRNELLYFLNKAKKAAQTVPARTPATASPSGNLEKTALAVGFVPLSDCAPLVIAQEKGFFARHGLAVTLSREPSWKAILEGLVEERLDAAQIVAPMAFAGLLGGAGGVPLVASLDLTRNGNAVTLHRRYWEQGVRNREDFARLVKTGGDGRRPVLGVVHATSMHNLLLRHWLAEVGIDPDKDVDLIVIPPPQMVANLQAGNIDGYCTGEPWNARAVHEGLGFVPATSLDLWSGHLEKVLGVREAWAAAHPKTHLALVKALIEACRYAADPAHREEVIRLVCAKNYVNADPAYAAMGLSGHYDRGFGAPERLEAFNRFDGWSANSTERLWILTQLARWGLLTSLPANWRTAIDRVWRDEPAREACAQLGIAAPPEPVYRPLTLPGGDTLDPDDPTAYIERFAIRKSARTLNAV; encoded by the coding sequence ATGGCCTTTCTTGAAGTTCAGAACGCGGGCAAGACCTTTACCGCCCGGGACGGCTCGCCCTACGAAGCGCTCAAAAACGTCAATCTGCAGATCCAGCAGGGCGAATTCGTTTCGATTATCGGTCACTCGGGCTGCGGCAAATCGACCCTGCTGAACTTGATCGCCGGGTTGGGGCTGGTCACCGCCGGCCGGGTGGTGGTGGACGGCGTGGCGGTGAGCGGCCCCGGACCGGACCGGATGGTCGCCTTTCAGAACCATTCGCTGTTGCCGTGGCTCACCGTGCGCCAGAATATCGCCCTTGCCGTCAAGGCCGTGCACAAACAGCTCGACGAAGCCGCCCGCGCCCAGATTGTCAAAGAGCACCTGGAGATGGTGAACCTGGGCGCCGCCGCCGACAAAAAGCCCGGCCAGATCTCGGGCGGCATGCGCCAGCGGGTCGGGATCGCCCGGGCGCTCGCCACCCGGCCGAAGGTGTTGCTGCTCGATGAACCCTTCGGGGCCCTCGACGCGCTGACGCGCGGACGGTTGCAGGAGCAGCTGCTCAAGATCTGGGAAGCCCACCGGATCACGGTGGTGATGGTCACCCACGACGTCGAAGAAGCGCTCCTGCTCTCCGATCGAATCGTGATGATGAGCAACGGTCCGGCGGCGAAAGTCGCCGAGGTGATGACGGTCGAATTGCCCCGGCCGCGCACGCGCATGGAGGTGATCAACAATCCCCACTACTACCGCCAGCGCAACGAGCTTCTGTATTTTCTCAACAAGGCCAAAAAAGCGGCCCAGACAGTACCCGCCAGAACTCCCGCCACTGCATCACCGAGCGGCAATCTGGAGAAGACCGCCCTCGCGGTCGGTTTCGTGCCCCTTTCTGACTGTGCGCCGCTGGTGATTGCCCAGGAGAAGGGCTTTTTTGCCCGCCACGGCCTGGCAGTGACCCTCTCGCGCGAGCCCAGTTGGAAGGCCATCCTCGAAGGACTGGTCGAAGAACGCCTCGATGCCGCCCAGATCGTCGCCCCGATGGCCTTCGCCGGGCTGCTGGGCGGCGCCGGTGGTGTGCCCCTGGTCGCTTCACTGGACCTCACCCGCAACGGCAACGCCGTCACCCTGCACCGCCGCTACTGGGAGCAGGGCGTGCGCAACCGCGAGGACTTCGCCCGCCTGGTCAAAACCGGGGGGGATGGGCGGCGTCCCGTGCTGGGCGTCGTCCACGCCACCTCGATGCACAACTTACTGTTGCGCCACTGGCTTGCGGAAGTGGGCATCGACCCGGACAAGGACGTGGATCTGATTGTCATCCCACCGCCGCAGATGGTGGCCAATCTGCAGGCGGGCAACATCGACGGCTACTGCACGGGCGAGCCGTGGAACGCCCGCGCCGTCCACGAGGGGCTCGGCTTTGTGCCCGCCACCAGCCTCGATCTGTGGTCCGGCCACCTCGAAAAAGTGCTGGGCGTGCGCGAAGCCTGGGCCGCGGCCCACCCGAAGACGCACCTGGCGCTGGTCAAAGCCCTCATCGAAGCCTGCCGCTACGCGGCGGACCCGGCCCACCGCGAGGAGGTCATCCGCCTGGTCTGCGCTAAAAATTACGTCAACGCCGACCCTGCCTACGCCGCGATGGGGCTTTCGGGCCACTACGACCGCGGCTTCGGGGCACCGGAGCGCCTCGAAGCATTCAACCGCTTCGACGGCTGGAGCGCCAATTCCACCGAAAGGCTGTGGATCCTCACCCAGTTGGCCCGCTGGGGACTGCTCACCTCCTTGCCGGCCAACTGGCGCACCGCCATCGACCGCGTCTGGCGCGACGAGCCCGCCCGCGAAGCCTGCGCCCAACTGGGAATCGCCGCGCCGCCCGAACCGGTCTACCGGCCCCTGACCCTGCCCGGGGGCGACACCCTCGATCCCGACGACCCGACTGCCTATATCGAACGCTTCGCCATTCGCAAGTCCGCCCGAACCCTCAACGCCGTCTAA
- a CDS encoding ABC transporter ATP-binding protein produces the protein MIQPFLELSYISKIFPTPKGPFVALKDVALKIRKGEFIALLGHSGCGKSTLLNIVAGLSKASAGGVILEGKETDEPGPDRMVVFQNYALLPWLTAYENVHLAVRSTMPGAPESERRSVAERYLALVGLAAKADKRPGEISGGQKQRVAIARALATRPKVLLLDEPFGALDALTREEMQEEVLKIWEADRTTVLMVTHEIDEAILMADRIVMMTNGPAATIGEVFEVPFARPRSRAEILEDPAYYTLRNRILEFLYDRFGEPVLAD, from the coding sequence ATGATTCAGCCCTTTCTCGAACTGAGCTATATCTCGAAGATTTTCCCGACGCCCAAGGGGCCGTTCGTGGCCCTCAAAGACGTCGCCCTCAAAATCCGCAAAGGCGAATTTATTGCCCTGTTGGGCCACTCCGGCTGCGGCAAATCGACCCTGCTCAATATCGTGGCGGGTCTCAGCAAGGCCAGCGCGGGCGGGGTGATCCTCGAAGGCAAAGAAACCGACGAACCCGGCCCCGACCGGATGGTCGTCTTTCAGAACTACGCGCTGCTGCCGTGGCTCACCGCCTACGAGAACGTCCATCTGGCGGTGCGCTCGACGATGCCCGGCGCGCCCGAAAGCGAAAGGCGTTCGGTGGCCGAGCGCTACTTGGCCCTGGTCGGGCTCGCCGCCAAGGCCGACAAGCGCCCGGGGGAAATTTCGGGCGGCCAGAAGCAGCGCGTCGCCATCGCCCGGGCGCTGGCCACCCGGCCGAAGGTGCTGCTTTTGGATGAACCGTTCGGGGCCCTCGACGCGCTGACGCGCGAGGAGATGCAGGAGGAGGTGCTCAAGATCTGGGAAGCCGACCGCACCACCGTGCTGATGGTCACCCACGAGATCGACGAGGCGATCTTGATGGCCGACCGGATCGTCATGATGACCAACGGCCCCGCCGCCACGATCGGCGAAGTTTTCGAAGTTCCCTTCGCCCGGCCGCGCTCGCGCGCTGAGATCCTCGAAGACCCGGCTTACTACACCCTCAGAAACCGCATCCTCGAATTTCTCTACGACCGCTTTGGAGAACCCGTCCTTGCCGACTGA